A genome region from Engraulis encrasicolus isolate BLACKSEA-1 chromosome 6, IST_EnEncr_1.0, whole genome shotgun sequence includes the following:
- the LOC134450462 gene encoding carbohydrate sulfotransferase 12-like: MTRPRQCCIPLIVGSMSMIFLLAIYWDIMGATDLYLYSTWQPAGDFEKSEPSFQFDMDAFANQLLEDSAEQENGKFLKREWKIHLTPISQKVKQRQEERKETLRSVCSADSMFNFPGKNLKFDDLPDRLLDHLIVDDQHEVIYCFVPKVACTNWKSVMAVLSQRLVDGVAYQNPQDVPGAKIHNLGLHFTFDKFGKRYGSFSRDMMNIKLKKYTKFLFVRDPFVRLISAFRNKFEELNEVFYKMYGVDMLKRYGKYPNPPATHEQALAAGVMNFSHFIQYLLDPETEKLVPYEPHWKQVYRMCHPCQINYDFVGKLETQNEDAEHLLRTLGVDNLVNFPVSNRILTKNTWITDYFANIPHTWRRRLYEVYEADFRLFGYAKPEELLATNKTE, translated from the coding sequence ATGACAAGACCCAGACAGTGCTGCATCCCTCTGATCGTGGGCTCCATGTCTATGATTTTTCTACTGGCCATCTACTGGGACATTATGGGAGCGACAGACCTTTACCTGTACAGCACTTGGCAGCCAGCAGGTGACTTTGAGAAGTCAGAGCCTTCATTCCAGTTTGACATGGATGCCTTTGCCAACCAGCTCTTAGAAGACTCAGCTGAGCAGGAGAATGGCAAATTCTTGAAGCGTGAGTGGAAAATTCACTTGACCCCAATTTCACAGAAGGTCAAACAAAGGCAAGAGGAGCGTAAAGAGACATTGCGTAGTGTCTGCAGTGCTGACAGCATGTTCAACTTCCCCGGCAAAAATCTAAAGTTTGATGATCTTCCTGATAGGCTGCTGGATCACCTGATTGTGGATGACCAGCATGAGGTCATCTATTGCTTTGTGCCAAAGGTGGCGTGCACCAACTGGAAGAGTGTTATGGCTGTGCTGAGCCAGCGCCTGGTTGATGGTGTGGCTTACCAGAATCCCCAGGATGTCCCCGGCGCAAAGATCCACAATCTTGGCCTGCACTTCACCTTTGACAAGTTCGGGAAGCGCTATGGCAGTTTCTCACGAGACATGATGAATATCAAGCTGAAAAAGTACACCAAGTTCCTGTTTGTCAGAGACCCCTTTGTCAGGCTCATCTCTGCCTTCCGGAACAAGTTTGAGGAGTTGAACGAAGTTTTCTACAAGATGTATGGTGTGGACATGCTCAAGCGGTACGGAAAGTACCCCAACCCTCCAGCCACACATGAGCAGGCATTAGCGGCTGGGGTTATGAACTTCTCTCACTTCATCCAGTATCTTCTGGACCCCGAGACAGAGAAGTTGGTCCCCTATGAGCCCCACTGGAAACAGGTATACCGCATGTGCCACCCATGCCAGATAAACTATGACTTTGTGGGCAAGCTGGAGACACAGAACGAGGATGCTGAACACTTGCTGCGGACTCTAGGTGTCGACAATTTGGTCAATTTTCCTGTTAGCAATCGGATTCTAACAAAGAATACCTGGATCACTGACTATTTTGCCAACATCCCTCACACGTGGCGGAGACGGCTCTACGAAGTGTACGAAGCTGACTTCAGACTCTTTGGATATGCCAAACCTGAGGAACTTTTAGCTACGAATAAAACGGAATGA